One part of the Aurantibacillus circumpalustris genome encodes these proteins:
- a CDS encoding aldehyde dehydrogenase family protein, translating into MKPKPTSEFIWDYAPAPESTDHVKIESRYGLFINGKFVAPKSKKYFGTYNPATDEKLADIAEANAADVDLAFSAAHNAYEKVWKKMPPKERAKYIFRIARVIQERARELSVIESMDGGKPIRESRDFDIPTAANHFFYYAGWADKLDYAFPNRKPKSLGVVAQIIPWNFPLLMAAWKIAPALATGNTVVLKPAESTSLSALKLAEIIRDCDLPPGVVNIITGFADTGKAMVTHPQANKIAFTGSTDVGKYIQKATAGTNKKLTLELGGKAAHIIFDDAPINQAVEGIVNGIFFNQGHVCCAGSRLFLQENVADEVIRKLKDRMKTLIVGDPLDKNTDIGAINNKQQLEKINKYLKIGLEEGLEIYQSDCVLPKKGCFCKPTLFLNVAQSNRIMQEEIFGPVLAIQTFRTIEEVIEKANNTPYGLSAGVWTDKGAKIFHLTSKLKAGVVWANTYNKFDPTSPFGGYKESGFGREGGLHGLMGYLDM; encoded by the coding sequence GTGAAACCAAAACCAACATCTGAATTTATCTGGGATTACGCTCCTGCTCCTGAATCTACTGATCATGTGAAAATAGAGTCGCGTTACGGACTATTTATTAATGGGAAATTTGTTGCGCCAAAAAGTAAAAAATATTTTGGGACATATAATCCTGCAACGGATGAAAAACTCGCAGACATTGCAGAAGCGAATGCAGCAGACGTTGATCTGGCTTTTTCTGCTGCGCATAATGCGTATGAAAAAGTTTGGAAAAAAATGCCTCCTAAGGAAAGAGCAAAATACATTTTTAGAATTGCGCGTGTTATTCAAGAAAGGGCGCGTGAACTTTCGGTGATTGAAAGCATGGATGGCGGAAAACCGATCCGTGAGAGCCGCGATTTTGATATTCCCACGGCAGCTAATCATTTTTTTTATTACGCAGGTTGGGCTGATAAACTCGATTACGCTTTTCCAAACAGAAAGCCGAAATCACTTGGAGTTGTTGCGCAAATTATTCCATGGAATTTTCCTTTATTAATGGCGGCCTGGAAAATAGCACCAGCATTGGCAACCGGAAATACCGTTGTTTTAAAACCTGCCGAAAGCACTTCACTCTCTGCCTTAAAATTAGCAGAGATTATTCGCGATTGTGATCTTCCACCAGGTGTTGTAAACATCATTACGGGATTTGCAGATACTGGTAAAGCCATGGTCACTCACCCACAAGCAAATAAAATAGCTTTTACTGGAAGTACAGACGTTGGTAAATACATTCAAAAAGCAACAGCGGGAACGAATAAAAAACTCACTTTAGAATTAGGCGGAAAAGCTGCTCACATTATTTTTGACGATGCACCCATTAACCAAGCAGTTGAAGGGATTGTGAACGGCATCTTTTTTAATCAGGGTCATGTGTGTTGCGCTGGATCACGTTTGTTTTTGCAAGAAAATGTAGCTGATGAAGTCATTCGTAAGCTAAAAGACAGAATGAAAACTTTAATTGTTGGCGATCCACTGGATAAGAACACAGACATTGGCGCAATCAATAATAAACAGCAATTAGAGAAAATAAATAAGTATTTGAAAATTGGTTTAGAAGAAGGTTTAGAAATTTATCAATCGGATTGTGTCTTGCCAAAAAAAGGTTGTTTTTGTAAACCCACTTTGTTTTTAAACGTAGCGCAAAGCAATCGCATTATGCAGGAAGAGATTTTTGGTCCAGTGTTAGCGATCCAAACTTTCAGAACCATAGAAGAAGTAATAGAAAAAGCAAACAATACCCCTTATGGTTTAAGTGCGGGAGTATGGACAGACAAAGGCGCCAAGATTTTCCATTTAACAAGTAAATTAAAAGCTGGCGTTGTTTGGGCAAACACTTATAATAAATTTGATCCCACTTCACCCTTTGGTGGCTATAAAGAATCTGGTTTTGGAAGAGAAGGCGGTTTACATGGATTGATGGGGTATTTGGATATGTAA
- a CDS encoding T9SS type A sorting domain-containing protein has translation MNKLLVFVTFVSIFNALSAQSYLYVGTSTVNPKVPSQKDSIKIYTYTGTSYLSNQLSRSFSIDTSQKIIDIEFCYYIAGFSFPMASAYFDSLCIGKMNAGIYTVNVKSFLSSSFSTCVSYTTNSNSFTFPVSDNITGYKSIEEITIPITAFPNPVKDKLEFKLESNVSPKTNLKIINALGQIVYSKHNYDLKNELDLSFLQIGIYYLNIGNTNGQKVFKIVKD, from the coding sequence ATGAACAAATTACTTGTTTTCGTAACTTTCGTTTCAATTTTTAATGCATTAAGCGCACAGTCTTATTTGTATGTTGGAACCAGTACAGTCAATCCTAAAGTTCCAAGTCAAAAAGATTCTATAAAAATATATACTTATACAGGAACCTCTTATCTTTCGAATCAACTCAGTCGTTCATTTAGCATTGATACATCCCAAAAAATTATTGATATTGAATTTTGTTATTATATCGCCGGGTTTTCGTTTCCTATGGCGTCCGCCTACTTCGATAGTTTATGCATTGGAAAAATGAACGCCGGAATTTATACCGTAAACGTAAAATCCTTTCTATCAAGTTCATTTAGTACCTGTGTTTCTTATACTACTAATTCAAACTCTTTTACATTTCCCGTTAGTGATAATATTACTGGATACAAAAGCATTGAGGAAATCACAATTCCAATAACTGCTTTTCCTAATCCAGTAAAAGACAAGTTGGAATTTAAACTTGAATCGAATGTTTCACCAAAAACAAACTTGAAAATTATAAATGCGCTTGGACAAATTGTTTATTCGAAACACAACTATGATCTAAAAAACGAGCTAGACCTTAGCTTTCTTCAAATCGGAATTTACTATCTAAACATAGGAAATACGAATGGGCAAAAAGTTTTTAAAATTGTTAAGGATTAA
- a CDS encoding T9SS type A sorting domain-containing protein, with protein sequence MKLVKVLILLTVILRSSDLKAQLTFTVNNSSSSYSITCSNPTLNLSATSNFSSTLSYTWISPQLISIASNSIGITSPGAYTINATSGALSASQTIAIGINTTVPTLTLSSSNASLTCLTHTVLVSGIVSPTNVQISWVEPFTEFPCVTNTCVFVAAGTYHLKITDPINGCANSGTISIGDGRNYFQMSTPEPFLVNCPDGTVTISPIYSTNINSINFAWTSPINASVSGANTSSLTTNAPGTYTVMVTDTTNGCITKNLIYVYACVGINLDLFETNFKIFPNPVKDKLQFELNDLLIFDLKLMIADALGQIVYSENNFDLKMELDLNFLKSGIYYLKLVGFKNQKVFKLIKD encoded by the coding sequence ATGAAACTAGTAAAAGTTCTAATTTTATTAACTGTGATTCTTAGAAGCTCTGACTTAAAAGCTCAACTTACCTTTACCGTAAACAACTCCAGCAGTTCATATAGCATTACTTGCAGCAATCCAACGCTAAATCTTTCCGCTACAAGCAATTTCTCTTCAACGCTTTCTTATACATGGATTAGTCCGCAATTGATTAGCATAGCGTCAAATTCTATCGGAATAACAAGCCCTGGCGCTTATACTATAAATGCTACAAGTGGAGCTTTGAGTGCTTCACAAACTATAGCAATTGGAATAAACACGACCGTTCCCACTCTAACACTAAGTTCTTCGAACGCATCGTTGACGTGTCTAACCCACACTGTTCTCGTAAGCGGAATAGTGTCCCCAACAAACGTTCAAATAAGTTGGGTCGAACCATTTACAGAATTTCCTTGTGTAACTAACACGTGTGTATTTGTGGCAGCTGGAACTTACCATTTAAAAATAACTGATCCGATAAACGGTTGTGCAAATTCGGGCACAATTAGTATTGGTGATGGTCGTAATTATTTTCAAATGAGTACCCCTGAACCTTTTCTAGTGAATTGTCCGGATGGAACGGTAACTATAAGTCCTATCTACTCTACAAATATAAATTCAATAAACTTTGCTTGGACGAGTCCAATTAATGCTTCTGTTAGTGGTGCCAATACCTCGTCTCTTACAACTAACGCTCCTGGCACATATACCGTTATGGTCACAGATACCACTAACGGCTGTATAACCAAAAATCTCATTTATGTTTATGCTTGTGTAGGTATAAACCTAGATCTCTTCGAGACAAATTTTAAGATATTTCCGAATCCTGTAAAAGATAAATTGCAATTTGAACTAAATGATTTACTAATCTTCGATCTTAAATTAATGATCGCTGATGCTCTAGGACAAATAGTTTATTCAGAAAATAATTTTGATCTGAAAATGGAATTAGATCTAAATTTTTTAAAATCCGGGATTTATTATCTGAAACTTGTAGGGTTCAAAAATCAAAAAGTTTTTAAGTTGATTAAAGACTGA